Within Claveliimonas bilis, the genomic segment CCATGGGTCCAGATAAGTATCGTCTGTACGATCATAAATGCAGTTGTGTAAAATACCCACTCTGCTCCAAGTACTGCTCCCACCAGGGGAACGATCAGATTTCCGGAGTTACTGTATTCCACTGAAGCTTTCTCAATCCCATTCAAATGGAACGGTTTCGATAGAAGCTTCCCTCCACCGATCAAAATAATATGCACCAGTATCGAAGCCCCTCCGGCCAGAAGGAGCCCCTTGACCTTATCTGCAGTAAAATCGATCTGAAATGCATCAATGATCACACAAGGAGAACAGATATACACTACCAGATTTGAAATGATCCGGCTTTCATATTCTCTGAATTTTCCGGATTTCACGGCCAGATAACCTACCAGCCCCATCAAAAAGAGCGCTGCGATCTGCTCCGCCAGCAGTATACTTAATTCCATTGTTCTCTCATCCCATCTTTTCCTCGCCCGTCTAACGGATAGCCGTTACCGTATTGGCAGGAGTATCTTCTTTATACTCCATTGTAATTGTCTGTCCTTCTTCATATCGAATGATGTCGATATGATCCACTACCGATACATCAAAAATCTGGTCTGAACTGTCAAGCATAATATAGTAGTGAGAATTTCCATCCACGACACCTTGAGCAATTTTCGTAATCTTGCCGCTTATGCTCTTTTCCTGCCGGGTATCCTCTTCTTCTTTTGTAATTCCATTTTTCACAAGGAGATTTCTGTAGCTTTCCTCACATTCATTTACACTGTCTCCCACTGCCACAATCTGATATTTCTGAATATTGACAAGGGCATATTTTTTTACCAGCCCGGCATCATCTTTCAGTGCGATAAAATATGTCGGTTCATCTGCCACATTAAGCAGCATCGGAAAAGTGGCCGTGTATTTCAGATTCTGCACCTGCCCTTCGGCAGACGCCATGGCCGCTGCCTCTGTTGCACCTTCCACTTCATAGTACCTTGTTTCCATTGTCCTCTGGTTTGCCAGAACGAATCCTACATTGGACTGATCTCCATTTACTGAGGTCACGCCGGTATACATCCACACATCATCATCCAGAGCCAGATAATTATATCCTTCTGTAGCCCGCAGACAATCCCTCTGCCCTAAAATACTATTGAAGAATCCATGCTTCAACGTACCGTAATAATTGAACAGTTCCACCAGAAGATCTGCGGAATAGGCACGGTCAATCCACTGTGGCGCATCTTCCACATCATAGGTTGTCGTTTCCCCTGTAATTGCATTACAGAGTACGACCTTTCCTACTGTTTCTCCTCCAAATAATCCAATATTAAATTTTTTCACCGGAGCGATCCAATATGGAACTCCTTCATCATCAATTTCAAAGCTCAGTTCCCCGTAAATATAGGTCGGATGAGCAAACCTCAAATGACGGTATATATTCCTGTTAAAGTATTCGCTTGTGGAATATTTGATACCTTCCTCCAATTTAACCAGCTCTGTATTTTGATTCGTCATATCGATCATGATATAGGCCGGTATTCCTTCCGACTGATTTGTCAGCCACTTAATGGGACTTGCATATTTCAGAGGAGATACCCTCACCGGTCTGTCCTGGTAGTTGATCTGACTGTAGATATTATCTGCCTCAAACTGTGATACCATGTCCACCATGCTTCCCATTTTTCTGTCGCCGAGAATTTCAGCAGAATCCTTATCAAGAAGCGGTATTTTGTCAAAAGAAACTTCTTCGATATCTTTTGTAAATTCTCGTTCCTCTACCTTTAAAAGACTTTGATATTTTTTCGCATTAATAATAGGTGAGGACAGGAGTGTCCCTGCCAGATAAACCACTCCGATAATCAGGATCAAAATCCCGAAAATTTTCATGACTCTGGACTGCTTCAGTTCTGTTCTTCCCAACCGTTTTCTTACTGCATAGGCAACTGCAAGCACAGCAAGAAGGAACAGCGCAAAAAACCAGACGTCCGACGAGTGGATATTAATTGCCGGGAGCGCTACATAATAGTAGATTCCTGCAAGGATCAGGACAATCATCCCCAGCAATACTTTTCTGCTTGTTTTCATAATTCCTCCTTTTTATGGAGTCTTAAAATTTTTTTCTCCATACATAAGAGAATAACATTAAAAACGGGAAGATTTCAAGCCTTCCGGCCAACATATCTAAACAAAACACAAATTTTGCCAGAAGTGAATAGTCTGCAAAACTTCCCACCGGCCCGGTCATACCAAGGCCGGGGCCAACATTACCCAGCGCTGTGATCACCGAACCGACTGTCGTTTCAAAATCAAAATTATCCAGTGAAACAATCAAAACTGATACGATCGCAAGGGTAATATAGGCAAGCAGATATACATAGACATTTCTTATTGTATCCTCGCCCAGCTTCTTTTTATTCAGCTTTACTACATTTACTGACTTAGGGTGCAGCATCTGTTTGATTTCTTTATAAATACTTTTCAGGGAGATCAAAAGTCTTGATACTTTGATTCCGCCTCCTGTGGAAGACGCACAGGCTCCAATGATCATCAGTGCTACAAGCACACATCTGGAAAACTCCGGCCACAGCATATAATCTGCTGTAGCGTATCCGGTAGTGGTAATGATCGATGCTACCTGAAATGCCGAATAGCGGAATGCTTCGGCCACAGACCCGTATATCGGATAAATATTGATCATTATCATTACGACCGCACCTGATATGATGAGCAGATATGCCCGTAATTCTTCATTTTTAAATACCAGTTTAAATTCACGGACCGCCAGGAAAAAGTACAGGTTAAAGTTGA encodes:
- a CDS encoding CvpA family protein, which gives rise to MKTSRKVLLGMIVLILAGIYYYVALPAINIHSSDVWFFALFLLAVLAVAYAVRKRLGRTELKQSRVMKIFGILILIIGVVYLAGTLLSSPIINAKKYQSLLKVEEREFTKDIEEVSFDKIPLLDKDSAEILGDRKMGSMVDMVSQFEADNIYSQINYQDRPVRVSPLKYASPIKWLTNQSEGIPAYIMIDMTNQNTELVKLEEGIKYSTSEYFNRNIYRHLRFAHPTYIYGELSFEIDDEGVPYWIAPVKKFNIGLFGGETVGKVVLCNAITGETTTYDVEDAPQWIDRAYSADLLVELFNYYGTLKHGFFNSILGQRDCLRATEGYNYLALDDDVWMYTGVTSVNGDQSNVGFVLANQRTMETRYYEVEGATEAAAMASAEGQVQNLKYTATFPMLLNVADEPTYFIALKDDAGLVKKYALVNIQKYQIVAVGDSVNECEESYRNLLVKNGITKEEEDTRQEKSISGKITKIAQGVVDGNSHYYIMLDSSDQIFDVSVVDHIDIIRYEEGQTITMEYKEDTPANTVTAIR